One genomic region from Rattus norvegicus strain BN/NHsdMcwi chromosome 10, GRCr8, whole genome shotgun sequence encodes:
- the Sqstm1 gene encoding sequestosome-1 isoform 2 (isoform 2 is encoded by transcript variant 2) yields MASLTVKAYLLGKEEAAREIRRFSFCFSPEPEAEAAAGPGPCERLLSRVAVLFPALRPGGFQAHYRDEDGDLVAFSSDEELTMAMSYVKDDIFRIYIKEKKECRREHRPPCAQEARSMVHPNVICDGCNGPVVGTRYKCSVCPDYDLCSVCEGKGLHREHSKLIFPNPFGHLSDSFSHSRWLRKLKHGHFGWPGWEMGPPGNWSPRPPRAGDGRPCPTAESGKAGVCTGFRCHK; encoded by the exons ATGGCTTCGCTCACGGTGAAGGCCTATCTACTGGGCAAGGAGGAGGCGGCCCGCGAGATCCGCCGCTTCAGCTTCTGCTTCAGCCCGGAGCCGGAGGCGGAAGCCGCGGCTGGCCCGGGGCCCTGCGAGAGGCTGCTGAGCCGGGTGGCTGTGCTGTTCCCCGCGCTGCGGCCTGGAGGCTTTCAGGCGCACTACCGCG ATGAGGATGGGGACTTGGTCGCCTTCTCCAGTGATGAGGAACTGACAATGGCCATGTCCTATGTGAAAGATGACATCTTCCGCATCTACATTAAAG AGAAGAAGGAGTGCCGGCGGGAACATCGCCCCCCATGTGCTCAGGAGGCACGAAGCATGGTGCACCCCAACGTGATTTGTGATGGTTGCAATGGGCCTGTGGTGGGAACTCGCTATAAGTGCAGTGTGTGCCCCGACTACGACCTGTGCAGCGTCTGCGAGGGGAAGGGCCTGCACAGGGAGCACAGCAAGCTCATCTTTCCCAACCCCTTTGGCCACCTCTCTGAT AGCTTCTCTCATAGCCGCTGGCTTCGGAAGCTGAAACATGGGCACTTTGGCTGGCCTGGCTGGGAGATGGGCCCACCAGGGAACTGGAGCCCACGTCCTCCTCGCGCAGGGGATGGTCGCCCTTGCCCCACAGCTGAGTCGGGTAAGGCTGGTGTTTGCACTGGCTTTAGGTGTCATAAGTAG